The DNA sequence CTTCTCTCTAACCCTATTCGTTTTAATTATTCTTGTAGGGGTTATTATCATATCCACTGGAACATCGTATGGTTCAACTTTGAACTCGTAATCCACAACTTGTATATCATGTACTGTTGTAACTACAGGTGTATCCTCCGACACTTTACCATACTCCCTCATTAAACCCCACTCTATTTCTGAGTATCCCTCCCCCTTCCCAATTCTATCCCCATTCATATTTACAGCTACGCTTCCAACAACTACTAGATCTATTTTTGGTATGTCTTTTGGATCTGTCTTCAACCCATATTGGAAGCCTCCCTTTATTGTGGATGCATAGTCGTAGAGTCTTTCATCTATTCTCTTAGGGTCTAGTTTTAGGAATCCATTTGAGATTCTTGGTGTTGGCATTATGAGGGTTTTCCCATGCATTAAAGCATATCTTCTCACGGGTCTTTGGGGTGAATCCGGGTTTACCTTTACAACTTCAGCCTTCTTCCATAGATCCAGTTGTATTAGATTTTTTGCAGCTTCCTCTGCTCCTATGAAGTTTGGTATTCTACCATATGCCCCTGGGAATAATGCGATTCCAGTTTCCGTCATCTTCCTCCATATTTCGTTTCTAATTTC is a window from the Candidatus Methanomethylicota archaeon genome containing:
- a CDS encoding 5-formyltetrahydrofolate cyclo-ligase, which gives rise to MKKDKQMTKEEIRNEIWRKMTETGIALFPGAYGRIPNFIGAEEAAKNLIQLDLWKKAEVVKVNPDSPQRPVRRYALMHGKTLIMPTPRISNGFLKLDPKRIDERLYDYASTIKGGFQYGLKTDPKDIPKIDLVVVGSVAVNMNGDRIGKGEGYSEIEWGLMREYGKVSEDTPVVTTVHDIQVVDYEFKVEPYDVPVDMIITPTRIIKTNRVREKPKGIYWDLMEEEKISSIPILKELWMRRNQMQSNHSHLPPQ